A stretch of Aspergillus nidulans FGSC A4 chromosome VI DNA encodes these proteins:
- a CDS encoding uncharacterized protein (transcript_id=CADANIAT00009722): MALDESEATARTKRCLERIKSHDKSSAKVIFIFGKEGVGKSSLAEKITQVTGLAGNGAADVPPSGPGTEKCQIIDTEINGTTYFIVDTPGFYDEASQWHIFHDIADTFNQIRGHAVIAAIFFVTPINTFTRRLDELEQRLYAWLTELCGETFFPYLTFVTTFWEGQTKAYNERLEARKRAEWASFLLQGARTYQFGKRHVDGFEMEEVLSWDVDADELSNHARKMVVRHCRNDSSSVEPLFLRELSSGVSLDATSAAKIFRPESSTSNTGTSQKPLTPDNAKPANSRRRGTGNKTEASSTSQPAEGFSLVQNIVRELGRGVGDALMSYVPVIAQNMIAGQLGGGGGGGLVLRRNGGPGAMAAQGFDINSSVDTAKFLGLSSDFESRKRLYTELGGPGIFTGSAANGDWLRDQFWRRAKD; this comes from the exons ATGGCGCTGGACGAATCTGAAGCCACtgcaaggacgaagaggtgCCTCGAGAGGATCAAGAGCCACGATAAATCATCGGCCAAAGTTATCTTTATCTTCGGCAAGGAAGGCGTCGGGAAGTCATCACTAGCAGAGAAAATCACCCAAGTGACAGGCCTTGCTGGTAACGGAGCAG CTGACGTCCCGCCGTCCGGCCCAGGCACGGAAAAATGCCAGATAATCGACACGGAAATCAACGGCACCACATACTTCATCGTCGATACCCCCGGCTTCTACGACGAAGCCAGCCAGTGGCACATATTCCACGACATCGCCGACACATTCAACCAGATCCGCGGGCATGCAGTCATCGCCGCAATTTTCTTCGTCACACCAATCAATACTTTCACGCGCCGcctcgacgagcttgaaCAGCGGCTCTACGCCTGGCTTACCGAGCTCTGCGGCGAGACCTTCTTCCCCTACCTAACCTTCGTCACGACCTTCTGGGAAGGCCAGACAAAGGCATACAACGAGCGCCTCGAGGCGCGGAAGCGGGCTGAGTGGGCGAGCTTTCTGCTTCAAGGGGCGCGCACATACCAGTTTGGGAAGAGACACGTTGATGGgtttgagatggaggaggtgctGAGCTGGGATGTCGACGCGGACGAGCTGAGTAATCATGCTAGGAAGATGGTCGTCCGGCACTGTCGCAACGACTCGTCTTCTGTCGAGCCTTTGTTTTTGCGGGAGCTCAGTTCGGGTGTAAGTCTTGACGCTACGTCCGCGGCGAAGATCTTCCGCCCAGAGTCCTCTACTTCTAATACTGGCACATCTCAAAAGCCTCTGACTCCCGACAATGCAAAACCTGCGAACAGCAGGAGGCGGGGAACGGGCAATAAGACTGAGGCCTCTAGTACATCGCAGCCTGCAGAGGGGTTTTCCCTTGTGCAGAATATAGTCCGCGAACTTGGGCGAGGCGTAGGAGACGCACTCATGAGTTATGTTCCCGTCATTGCTCAGAACATGATCGCAGGTCagcttggtggtggtggtggtggtggtctcGTGTTGCGGAGGAACGGCGGGCCTGGGGCGATGGCAGCACAGGGTTTCGACATAAACTCGTCCGTGGACACGGCTAAGTTCCTTGGTCTATCATCGGACTTCGAGAGCAGGAAGCGGTTATATACTGAGCTTGGAGGGCCGGGTATCTTCACGGGAAGTGCTGCTAATGGTGATTGGCTGCGAGATCAATTCTGGCGCAGGGCTAAGGACTGA
- a CDS encoding uncharacterized protein (transcript_id=CADANIAT00009723), whose amino-acid sequence MSALKNNEGFEKRQSAGIEGPNGYPVPNSVSLLNPYICLKQSELRRIQRSRLSAGRPTPLLLWREAQRFALARVLMQRANNLIFDEATSVQDADTEAHEPLLQINSTSLINFHQRKLPREYTNLCNLCPRSFLFAIVANVGPGGTTRTLVIAYHQGNDDISGEQTFVSRDDYFVSDTLALIETFRTPQSQTQSQFQGAGEPHVNQRPSVPDTPQPRFLVPEGYSWGKQTEPQLVLPWRACAEFPFTATCLILELLCDYSDGEDYGASVRPKLKRNNHRTRPGDVQLQSLATYGIAAFLISYMDDAEYHAYDCDPVEDPPPERSRMLCAPAEASCAVVYSAVVGGVLELSPLEE is encoded by the exons ATGTCTGCTTTGAAGAACAACGAAGGCTTCGAAAAGCGGCAGAGCGCCGGCATAGAGGGGCCGAATGGCTACCCAGTCCCAAATTCTGTTTCTCTGCTCAATCCCTATATCTGTCTCAAGCAGTCTGAGTTGAGACGGATACAACGCTCACGACTCAGTGCGGGGCGACCAACCCCA cttcttctctggcGAGAGGCACAGCGGTTTGCGCTGGCACGCGTGCTTATGCAAAGGGCAAACAATTTGATATTTGATGAGGCCACAAGCGTCCAAGATGCAGACACTGAGGCTCATG AACCGCTGCTCCAAATCAACTCTACATCTCTTATCAACTTCCATCAACGAAAATTGCCACGCGAATACACCAACCTATGCAATCTCTGCCCCCGCTCattcctcttcgccatcgtcgCCAACGTCGGCCCCGGTGGCACCACCCGCACCCTAGTCATCGCCTACCACCAGGGCAACGATGACATCTCAGGCGAGCAGACCTTCGTGTCGCGCGACGACTACTTTGTTTCAGATACCCTCGCGCTGATTGAAACATTTCGGACCCC TCAGTCGCAGACCCAGTCTCAGTTCCAGGGCGCCGGCGAGCCCCATGTGAATCAGCGCCCCAGCGTCCCAGACACGCCACAGCCGCGGTTTCTTGTACCAGAGGGCTACTCCTGGGGCAAGCAGACAGAGCCGCAGCTTGTGCTGCCGTGGCGCGCCTGTGCCGAGTTCCCCTTTACAGCAACGTGCCTGATACTGGAATTACTGTGCGACTacagcgacggcgaagactaTGGTGCTTCCGTGAGACCTAAACTCAAGCGCAACAACCACCGCACGCGTCCGGGCGATGTCCAGCTGCAATCGCTGGCCACT TACGGCATCGCAGCGTTTCTGATTAGCTATATGGACGACGCGGAGTATCATGCCTATGACTGCGATCCTGTTGAGGATCCGCCGCCTGAGAGGAGCCGGATGTTGTGCGCACCAGCCGAGGCCTCGTGCGCTGTTGTCTATTCGGCAGTGGTTGGGGGAGTACTTGAACTTTCACCACTTGAAGAATGA
- a CDS encoding uncharacterized protein (transcript_id=CADANIAT00009724): MDELDRLIWFIQSTSIPNSNQWIQSLRDGSTDAVIALLLSCLPSLKALYLIYFKNRGLQRAVVGGNRHLK, encoded by the exons ATG GATGAACTTGATAGACTGATCTGGTTTATCCAGAGCACTAGCATTCCTAACAGTAACCAGTGGATTCAGTCACTGCGCGATGGCTCTACAGATGCTGTTATTGCTCTTCTTTTGTCGTGCTTACCAAGCCTCAAGGCTCTGTATCTAATCTACTTTAAAAATAGAGGTCTACAGAG AGCAGTAGTAGGCGGAAACCGGCACTTGAAGTAG